One Solanum lycopersicum chromosome 4, SLM_r2.1 DNA window includes the following coding sequences:
- the LOC101264322 gene encoding inactive TPR repeat-containing thioredoxin TTL3-like codes for MAKIGEKSVEIQLGCGLVAAIFQRGNCKPIKQPVSQISKKKLSKPQPKQTSITLRNSISQDRKHVRRSMSDDTRSCSKINQSSNASSRKKMSQVVNLVPNTHNLRRQSTSDLSANGTLNRASSTGNIMLLGQSGNLKQQKRIQHVSTDKKFILQKGRVLMGNIVNKLDPDVLKSMGNEHYKNGRFEQAIALYNQAIAINPKNACYYSNKSAALLSLNRLIEAVIECREAIQLDPFYYNAQYRLARLYLRLGEAEKALEHYEKSGPKVDRRDISEAQNLKRMIHSCIEAHSVKDYVTLLHMSENALSSGADSAPQIFAMRAEALMKLHRHEEAYTIIQKGPDFKTCLSTRIIGSAKTAYFLMIKAQVYTLVGRFDDGISTAQEAAKLDISNEIIAILRRIKGVASARVKGNELFKESKYIEACCMYTEGLEQDPYNSVLLFNRATCRIKLGQFEKGLEDCNAALVLRPSYTKARVRRADCYVKLERWEAAIQEFEMMLQEKQGDEEVIKRALIDAKIQLKREREEDQKQRELSNDSNLVLVISN; via the exons atggCAAAAATTGGAGAAAAATCAGTCGAAATTCAATTGGGTTGTGGTCTAGTGGCAGCGATATTTCAACGTGGAAATTGTAAGCCAATTAAACAACCAGTATCACAGATTTCCAAAAAGAAATTATCTAAACCTCAACCAAAACAAACCTCAATTACTCTGAGGAATTCGATTTCACAAGATCGAAAACACGTTAGGAGATCAATGTCTGATGATACACGAAGCTGCTCGAAGATCAACCAATCGTCGAATGCTTCGAGTAGGAAGAAAATGTCACAAGTTGTCAACTTGGTGCCTAATACTCACAATCTTAGGAGGCAATCAACGAGTGACTTGAGCGCGAATGGAACGTTGAATCGCGCTTCAAGCACGGGGAACATTATGTTGTTAGGCCAATCAGGGAACTTGAAGCAGCAGAAGAGAATCCAACATGTTTCAACTGATAAAAAGTTTATTCTACAGAAAGGCAGAGTATTGATGGGGAACATAGTAAACAAATTGGATCCTGATGTACTCAAATCCATGGGAAATGAACATTACAAAAATGGAAGATTTGAACAAGCTATTGCTTTATATAATCAAGCAATCGCGATTAATCCGAAAAATGCTTGTTACTACAGCAACAAAAGTGCAGCTTTGTTGAGTTTGAACCGTTTGATTGAAGCAGTAATCGAATGCAGAGAGGCCATTCAGCTAGATCCTTTTTACTACAACGCGCAATATCGCCTTGCAAGACTATATCTCAG ATTAGGAGAAGCAGAGAAAGCATTGGAACATTACGAAAAATCAGGACCAAAAGTTGACAGAAGAGACATTTCTGAGGCTCAAAATCTTAAAAGAATGATACACAGTTGCATAGAAGCTCATAGCGTAAAAGATTACGTCACATTACTTCATATGAGCGAAAATGCATTGTCATCTGGTGCAGATTCAGCTCCACAG ATATTTGCAATGAGAGCTGAAGCATTGATGAAATTGCATAGACATGAGGAGGCATACACCATCATTCAGAAGGGACCTGATTTCAAAACATGTCTTTCTACTCGTATTATTGGATCAGCTAAAACAGCTTATTTCCTAATGATAAAAGCACAAGTTTACACATTAGTAGGCAGGTTTGATGATGGAATCAGTACAGCTCAAGAGGCAGCAAAACTCGATATAAGCAATGAGATAATCGCGATATTAAGAAGAATTAAAGGGGTGGCATCAGCTCGGGTAAAGGGTAACGAGCTTTTTAAGGAATCGAAATACATTGAGGCTTGTTGTATGTACACAGAAGGACTAGAACAGGATCCATACAATTCTGTTCTGTTATTTAACAGAGCAACTTGTCGAATCAAGCTAGGACAATTCGAAAAAGGATTGGAGGATTGCAATGCAGCTCTTGTGTTACGTCCTTCGTATACGAAGGCTAGAGTTCGTAGAGCTGATTGTTACGTAAAG TTGGAAAGATGGGAGGCTGCAATTCAAGAATTTGAAATGATGTTACAAGAAAAACAAGGGGATGAGGAAGTTATTAAGAGAGCATTGATTGAtgcaaaaattcaattaaagaGGGAGAGGGAAGAGGATCAAAAACAAAGAGAGCTAAGCAATGACTCTAACTTAGTGTTAGTTATTagcaattaa